From a single Sorghum bicolor cultivar BTx623 chromosome 5, Sorghum_bicolor_NCBIv3, whole genome shotgun sequence genomic region:
- the LOC8071853 gene encoding ER lumen protein-retaining receptor, giving the protein MNVFRLAGDMTHLLSVVVLLLKIHTIKSCAGISLKTQELYALVFAARYLDLFVHFVSLYNTVMKLVFLASSFSIVWYMKRHKIVRRTYDKDHDTFRHYVLVLPCLLLALLINEKFTFREVMWAFSIYLEAVAIFPQLVLLQRTRNIDNLTGQYVFFLGAYRVLYILNWIYRYFSEPHFVHWISWVAGIVQTLLYADFFYYYIMSWKNNVKLELPA; this is encoded by the exons ATGAACGTGTTCCGGCTTGCGGGGGACATGACCCACCTCCTCAGCGTGGTGGTGCTGCTCCTCAAGATCCACACCATCAAGTCGTGCGCAG GCATATCTCTGAAGACGCAGGAGCTGTATGCACTTGTTTTTGCAGCCCGGTATCTGGACCTGTTTGTTCATTTTGTGTCTCTGTACAACACTGTCATGAAGCTGGTCTTCTTGGCAAGTTCTTTCTCGATAGTTTGGTACATGAAGCGGCATAAGATTGTGCGGAGGACCTATGACAAGGATCATGACACCTTTCGCCATTACGTTttagtgttgccttgtcttcTTCTAGCTCTCCTTATTAATGAGAAGTTTACTTTTAGAGAG GTGATGTGGGCATTCTCCATTTATTTGGAAGCTGTTGCGATATTTCCACAGCTTGTTTTGCTACAGCGGACAAGGAATATTGACAACCTGACTGGCCAATATGTCTTCTTCTTGGG TGCCTACCGCGTGCTTTATATCCTTAACTGGATTTACCGATACTTCAGTGAGCCCCATTTTGTCCACTGGATAA GTTGGGTGGCAGGAATAGTGCAAACTCTGTTGTATGCTGACTTCTTCTATTATTACATAATGAG CTGGAAGAACAATGTGAAGCTAGAGCTGCCAGCTTAA